The nucleotide window ATAATATTTGGGGCACGGCTCACCGTTGCACCGAATGCTTCCCCAATCGACTGGTGACCGAGGCAGATTCCCAATATCGGAATCTCTGTATAAAGCTGTCGGATCATTTCAATGACAATTCCTGCATCTTTCGGTTCCCCGGGTCCCGGAGAAATAACAATTGCTTTCGGATGCAATGTACGGATTTCCTCAACCGTCATCGCATCATTCCGGACAATTTTTACGTCTTCCCCAAACTGGGCGATTTGATGATACAGATTATACGTAAATGAATCATAATTATCGATAAGTAAAATCATTTGCGCACCTCCAGCAATGCTTTCGCTTTATTTAACGTTTCTTCATATTCCATTTCAGGGACGGAATCATAAACAATCCCTGCACCCGCCTGAACATACGCTTTCTCGTCTTTAATGACCATTGTACGGATCGCAAGTGCTAAATCCATATCCCCTGATGCCGATAAATAACCAATCGCACCGGCATAAATTCCGCGCTTTCTCTGTTCCAGCTCATTTATGATCTGCATCGCACGAATTTTCGGCGCACCCGATACCGTACCGGCTGGCAGGCTTGATGCGATTACATCGACTAAGTGGG belongs to Solibacillus sp. FSL W7-1436 and includes:
- a CDS encoding anthranilate synthase component II, producing MILLIDNYDSFTYNLYHQIAQFGEDVKIVRNDAMTVEEIRTLHPKAIVISPGPGEPKDAGIVIEMIRQLYTEIPILGICLGHQSIGEAFGATVSRAPNIMHGKTSLLKYEKTGLFANFDGEVEVMRYHSLIIEKQTLHEDFQVVATSADDGEIMAIQHKQHPVYGLQFHPESIGTELGTSMISEFLKKVEVLA